The following nucleotide sequence is from Drosophila kikkawai strain 14028-0561.14 chromosome 2L, DkikHiC1v2, whole genome shotgun sequence.
cactgcagcagcagcagcagctacaacaacaacagcagcagcagcagctacagcagcagcagatacaacagcagcagcagcaacaatctgTTCCCTGGCGTACCCAGCGCGCACCATCAActccacaacaacaacagtcaCAGCATCCGCAGCCCATTTACAACAAtgtgcaacagcagcaacagcaacaacgatCTCGGGATGTTTTCAGCCCGGCAAGGACTGaatcaccagcagcaacaacgttcaatgcacagcagcaacattttgGCACTCAACAAAACCAATATGCCGGAGCAGCCAAGCCGGTGAGTGTGAAAATCCAAGTTCAACCAATCGAAACTGAGAAAATTACACAAGATCTTGAGGTCATTATGCGTGTTTACGTATtaatttttgtgtaatttgcatttgtcctttggctttattactcatacgccccgttgagcgacgtatgagtaatattcAATTCGTTGCTTGCAAATAGTAAATGACTCGCGGAAACgcaagatatttttaaataaaaatctataagaGACTCTTGCAAACACACTTTGGACGGAACATTGAACGCACTCACCAAGTGCAGTGGCTAAAAATAGATGAATGCAAAGGCCAAACACGAATTTTGAACTTGAGGCAATTGGCAAGAGATGAATTTGCATAGAATAAAGCATGAATTGGCAATGTGAACTCTGAATATTAAGTCTTtagtttgttttaataaataatataaattaataatataaaatatataatcctCTTTATATATAGACCAACGTTGGCTCGCTGTATATAGCTCCATTGGCACAGCCCACAGAGCCGCAGGCTCAAAGAAttctgctgcagcagcagcagcagccatcgGCCCGGGATTCGCCAATGCGGCAAttgccacagcagcagcaacagcagcagcaacagccccAACAGGGCAACCAGCCATTGGGATGGCTCAGATCGCAGCCGGCCAGCAAGGAGCAGGCACCATGGGCTCGTCCCGAAGAGAATGGCAACGTGCTGCCCTCCACTCTAAGGCAGACCACGCCGGCTCCGCAGCCCCAAGTCGCAccgccgcagccgcagccccagcagcagctttCGTATCAGCAGCCTCAGTCGTTGCAAGGCAATGGATATGGACCAACACCGATTGCTGCCCCCATTAGCCTTCAAAACTTTGGCTCGAATCCCCAGTCAGGCGGACTCCGCTTGCAGATCAATCTGAATACCAatggcagcagcatcaacaatACCAACAATCAAAGTGGTCAAAGTGGTCCAAGGGTAAGttaataaacttaatattaaatacaaataataaaatgttttttcatCTTTTTAAAGGAGCGCATCATACCAATAACTCTGGAGCAGACGCCCACCTATGCTGCAGCGCAGCCCAACTTTGGTGGTAAGTCCCTGGCGCAGCCTTTTGcatttgtgtgtgtcctgTACGATATGTGTGGCGCTTATCCTAAAAAACCTGTAGATGTTTGTGACTAAAACCCCTAGTAGATTATTCCCACCACCCAAAACCACCACTCCCACGCACTATCCGCCCCCAGAGGAATGTCTTTCCCTACGTTATCACCTCCTCCCGCCACCCAACCTGCTCTCGTCCAATAGTGTAACTCTCCAACTTCTTTATCACCGTGTGTCTATGTATACTCTTTCTTTCCTACGAAAGCGCCTGCAGGTCACATTATTCGCTCAGCTAATCAATTTGTCGATCAAGGTTATAACAATTTCCCCGCCCAAGCATCGGGCGGCCAGTGGCGTGAGCCGAGCTCCCAGCGGATCCTGTCACCGCCCAGCCAGCAAATGCCAAACACGAGTGCCCACACCAACGGCAATGCAACCAGGATAATTCCGATCGCGATCGAGGGAGGCGGTCGTGGTGGTCCAGTGTCCCAGTCACCGGTTCTGCTGCAAAAGTAAGTAGAGTCCTGCGTTTTCAGTGAGCTTCTCCTTTTTGTGCTTAGCCAACACCAAGCAATTGGCCCTGCTCTAATGCGTATTATTTTGTGCTTTCTTACAAACTAATCCAACGACTTTTAGTGgcaattacaatttatttgtgCACCAGTGTCCGCTCGAGGCGGAGGTACGCTACAGAAAGAATCGTCTCAGGTAGTACTAAGGGTAGAAGATCACAAATGCAAATGTTAAGTAATGTATATACTTCATGCCATGCACTTATCTGTGTTGTCACACTTAACTGGAGCTGAAGAGATTTATTTTAGAGATTCATCCTTAGGaggaatatattatttaaaaacaaatttttgtatAGTTCAAACAATGTTAATTTCattcatattttaatgaatCAGCTGGAATTTTCCTGGAATACCAACAATAAACAGGCGAATCTACCTAGACATCGTGTATCTATAATTTCAAAAGATCTGAAATGAGTCCTTCGAGATATTATAAGTactattgaaattaaatctgGTAGATTTCTTTACTgcataaaactaataaaaatcaatatatcgatCCTGCTCCTCAACATAAAATGTGGTTAAATGTAAGATAGATCTGTAGTTATTCTAATCTCTCATATAAAGCTTTGCCTATTtgcaaaattatgaaaaatttgGTTTTTTCATGGTCGCATAAAGCTAGTATCACAAATCAAGGCAATCATAACACCTCACACATTCGTTTGCACAATTCAAAATCGTTGTAATTTGGTTGACTTCAAACATACTCGATGGCATGCTAACCATCAACCTAACCTAACCCACGCCTATATCTACTTACAGCGATCCACGCTCACCGCCCATCCAATCGAAATCGTTTAGAATATTGCAAAAGATAACAGACACCGTGGACGATGGCATCGGGGATCAGGGCCAggatctgcagcagcagcagatgcagcCGCCTCAGGAGGCGGAATTGCAACGGCCACAGTTCGCCCGGCAGATGAGTGCCCAGCAGGCGCGGAATAGTCCGACCATCGAGCAGATGCGTCGCCTGCAAATCGCCCAggatcagcagcaacagcaacagtcgGGTACGCCACTAGCTTGGTCCCCGCAAGGTGAGATTTGAGTGGTTGCTCCTATTCCCCCCAACCTTTCCACAGATCCCTCATACTGCATCGCTACATCCGGCGGTGGGTAAGACTCGTTAGTGTGGTGAAAGTGCTTTATCCTTGGGGAGTCTCTTTGGGTGTTCGGGAATTCTactaacaacaacagctgctTTTAGCCACAACAGCACCTATTAGTTGGTAGAAACTAAACAGCTTCCTGTGTCTGTCCATTATATTCAGAGATTTCGGTGCCACTTAATTCATATCGAAATTTTGCAGCATTACTAATTATTTTAGATCCTTAAGACTGACCTTTAAGACTTACAATTGAATGCTTTTCTTGCAGGTAATGGAGGATCTGCTCAGAATCGATTCACACCACAACGTTATGGTAAGGCAACGACAGAATTAATTGAGAGAGATTCTAGCTGGAactaatgtttattttttaagataataATGAAGATATTTTAAAGACAATTTAAAACAACATTTCCCTTTCATAGATActccacaacaacagcagcagcagcaatataTACCGCCAAGCGAACAGCAAGTCCCGGAACCCAAGAAATACACTGGCAGCGCTATACCCAGTCGATCTTTTAAGATTCTACAGGCAATGACCACACCTGAAAATGCCGGTAAGTACAGTCGTGTCAAATGGACACAGTATTCCGAAAATACTTTGAAAGAGCAACTGTTTTCTGATGAACTGAAGTTTAAAGTTTTGAATCCCATGCACAACATCTTACGAAATAATCATTGCTGTATATATGGTCAGAATTCATCAGGCATCACTAACCCCAAAAATCATTTGCTCACCAAAAACCAGGTTCATTTAACACTAAATCAAGGAtcgtaatttaaaaaaataaaaaaaaccttttgaGAGATTTCACCTTTTTTGCCGAATAGTTTTCAGACAAGAGTTTGATTTAATACCCATttcttttcattattattttgatcaTGAGACTGACAAGTGATGCGAATGGAAAACACTGTTTGACCGCATGTTGACGacagttttttgtattttcttgaaGCATCCCTTCACACTCCACATTTTGAAGGCGGGGAAGTCCATTTAGCATTCCTCATGCGCCATTTACTTGTACATAGCTTGCCTGACCGTCTAACCAATCGCTGAAACAGACCATATCAGATCAGATCGAAGTTATTTCGATGCAAACACCAAACACAACATTATGTCTGCGCTCTCACCGTGTCTCtttctcttcttcttcttttatATTTGATAACCGTGTACCAAAAACCGACCTCAGACCATAAAATTCACACCGAGCTGGACTCGGGTTTGGAAAATGTTGAACTGAACGAAACCCCAAATAATAACCATAATGGAAATActgaaaacaataataataatcataataagattaacaataaaatcaataaacgtCATAGCTACACCTCAGCCACACCTACACCACCACCCACATCTACATCCAGTGCCGAGCCCACTCACTCATCCAACTCATCTCTCAACTCAGACAGTTCTTGTTCCCCGCAGGCACCGCGTTCTCAGTCGGTGCCGCCCCATTATCCCTATGCCTTTGGCTATCCGTATCCCTGGTAcatgcctcctcctccgccgccagtGAATGGCGAGGCTGCACCTTGGCCCTATCCGTACCCCTatccaccgccaccgccgccagcTCAAGCGATGGACGGTATGCCGGCAGAGGGATTTCCCCCTTATCCCTATTATTACCCCTATTATCCGCCGCCTGTGCCTCCCTATGGACAACAGCCAGGAGAGCCCCAAACTCCCTCCACTGCCTATCCCCAGTTTCATGCCATGCCTCCTTATGGCCACCCCTATCCCTATCCAGTAGCCCCTAGCTATAGCCAGAGCTCCACCGAGGAGAGCAGAGCCAGTAGTGTTTTACCGGACATAATCATCACTCCTAGTACCGATGATATGCCCTCGCAGGTAATCATGCAGCACCACATTCGCGTGCAGCCAAGGGAGCCAACCAAACGAACGCACTCCGTAGAGATCGAGGAGCTGGTCACCAAGCAGAAACCTCGGAGTGTTTGCACCAACAATAACGAGGTCATTGATGTACTGAGCCAGCGTTTAGCCAATATCAACAAGATTGCTGGCGGAAATACCCAGGCGAATCTTTCCAAGCAGTTGCAGAAAAATTATGCAGGCGAACAGTCCAAGGAGCTGGGGGACAGATCTCCTAGCGAGAATGCCTCGAACTCCGACAGCGATTCAGAGGACGACAGTACTGAGGATGAAGAGGAGGACACTCCGAAGCTGGGCGCACGTCCAGCTCCATTGCAGTCCATCAAGTCGGTGACAAACGTGCAGGTGTACAAGGGTAAAACCCTGGAGCAAAATCTGGACTCCGAGAGCAGTGGAGACGAAGACGATGAAGACGACGTAACCACAGCAGATGAAATGTTTGACGAAGAGGAACAAATCGAGGAAGAGCAGGAAGGCCTGGTGGAGGAAATGGAAGATGATTTCATAGCAGAGGAGGATCTAAGTGTCATTTACGAGGAGGAGAGCGAACTTGAACGCAGCAGCGAATATGCCAAGACAGTCATTAGAAGGGATGACTCCAGATCCACCCTGGTTGATGAGATTGACAAGGAAATTGAGGAAAACGACAATGATGAGGAGGAGTCCAATTCGGTAACGGTTCGATTGCCCCTTCGCTTCTCGTTCAGCCGAAGCTCAAATGATGAGAACATCGCCACCGTGCAAGTGGGCAGCACAACTCAGATCGAGGAGAAACGCCCGAGCATTGTGAGTTCGTTCAGTGTGGCCAAGGTGGAGagcgaggacgaggaggatgaCTGTGAGGTCAGTGTGACGATCAGCTTGTCAAACTCATCCCGCTCAAATTCGGTGGAGAAATCTACGCAACCCTATCGGACCTCTCAAGCCTATCCCGTGGAGGATATTTCCCCACCGATCAAAGCCAGCGATGAGGACGGCTCCTCCTCATTGTCATTGGGCATGCGCAACAAATTTGTGGGCGAAACAATAAGCAATAGTAGTGTGACGAATAATATTTCCCAAGCTGATAATATTAAGGAAGTTTCCAGCTCGCCAAAAGAGGAATTTGATTTCTTTGCCACGTTGATGGCCACGAAAATGCAGGCTCAAAAAATGATGGAGCAGTCCAAAAACTTCTGGAAAACACCCGATCCTAAGCCAGCAGAACAGCCAGCTGAAGCTCCAAAGCTTCGACCCAAGGAGAATGTCTCTGCCAAGCCACCTAGGCCCGTATCTAGTGACATGTCCAAGACCCAGGCATCGTTGGAGGCTGCCAAAAATAGTTTCTGGTCTACGTTTGCAACTACCTCAAAGGAAACAGAGTCCCAGGCAGAGCCCCCTGAAGAAACGACAGAAGTTGACTTTTGGGCTCAAATAGAAAAGAAGGAATCCATTAATACCGAGGAAAAGCAGTGGaccaagaaaaagaaaactgttACCTACACTCCACTGCAGAAGGAAACTGTGAATAAAGTAGAGCACTGGACTACAACCCTCAGAGCCCAAGTAGAATCAATGCCCATTTCCCAACGAGCGGAGGTGCACTTTGTGGTCGAGGAAAAACCAAATGAAATTGAGCAACccgaggaagaggaggaggaggaggacttTTGGGCATCCGTAGAACAAGCCAAAGCCAAGACTACTAAGAATGAAAACAACACAAGCTGGGAGCCGACATCATACAAATCGGAGATTCAGCCAGAACCAGAGATTGACATCTGGTCAGCTCAGAAAGATGTAAAGCCATCCCATGATCATGGCCTTGAAGAGGAAGTGGACTTCTGGTCGGACATTAAATCAACGACAAGCTCCCACGATGAAAACAAACCCAATGAGTTTGTTTACGATCCCACCAAATATCCGGAAGAGCCACGCGAAGTAGACACGGATGAAGAGATTGATTTCTGGGCTGAAATCGAGGCCAAGCGAAAACCAGGTGAagacgatgatgacgatgtGACCTTCCATAAGTCCGCCACCTTCTGGGCTCGAAAGGAACGCCAGAATTCTGTGGAGGAGACTCCCTACAAGCCAGTGGAAGTAAAGGCTTTTAGGGCCAAGTTACCCGATGAACCAGCAGTTGAGATAGATGTGTGGGCTACTCTAGAGGCTGCCCGGGGTGATGAACCCGAAATTGTTGACCCAGTGGTTGAAGAAGAAAAGGTTTTGGCTGAAAAGTTCGAGGAACTAGAACATGATACTCCTGCAGAGTCTACAGAAACAGAAGAGATCAAGGAGGAGTCCCAAAAAGAGATGGCACCGAGCAACCTAAGCCAAGTGGACACGATATCTCTGGCCTCAATGCACGAGCCAGCAACAGTCTACACGTGGGCTAACCCACCCCAGTATGATGAGGATAATGAGGATAACACCGATTTCTGGGCGGACATTGAGGAGGAACGGGCAAAGAAGGAACAATCCGAGGAGGCCGAGCAGAAACGGCAGAACTACCGACAGGCCATGGCCTTTTTCAACACCTCCATAGATGGCCAGCAGTCGCCGCCCCAACAGAGCTCCACTCCCAATCGCAGCAGTGTTATCTTGGATGTGGAAGAGCCTCAAGACGTTGATCTGGGCCCACCTGGTGACTACCAAATAGTGGGTGAAGACGGGGCCATTATGGAGGACCACACGCAATCGATTCCAGAAattgaggaggaggaggagagagGTGCTCCAACTCCCACAAACACAGAGCCACAGCTGCCAGAGCTCTATGTAGAGCCGGAATTAAAGCGTCTACCCAATGGATTACCAGACCTAGAGGTACAGAAGTTTAGCGAGACGCCAAAGATCTCAGTGCGTGATCGGATCAGTGCCTTTGAGGTGACACCTACCAAATCCGAGTCCAAGGCTTTAACCACACAATCATTGTCCGTGGACAGTGGACACGGCAAGGGCACTCTTTCGCGTAACAGCAGCACACAGCGCTCCGAGTCGGAAATCGAAGAGGATGACTCCGGCGTGACGGACATGAACCGTCAGCTGTCCGAGACGGACACTGAGTCGGAAAGCTTCCCAGAGCTGCGCAAGATGACCAGCTACCAGCGAGCAGCCACACATTCCAGACTCTTCAAGCTGCTGCAGGACGAGAACGATGTGCCGGAGGCGGGAGTCAACCCAACCGATGAGTTTCAGCTGAAGCCAAGTCGGAGAAAGATTGTTCACAATGTGTCCATTACGAGGCGACAGAATCCCGGAGCCATGAATGACGCCGAAAGCATGACGCAACGCCGGGAACGTCTCTCTTTGCCACTCCGAAAAAACACAAGCATCGATGCGGACAACCCTTCGACGCCAAATAGCCCGGCTTCACCCATTATGGGCCCCTCCGCCAAGAACCAGCGAGTGGTCAGCGATAAGCTGGTCAACGAACTCGTCCAGAGCCTTCTCCTTAAGAGCGATAGCTCGCATTTGAGGAATCTACCCATGGAACGCCTTCAGGCAGCCGCGAAGAGGGCTCTGGTAGAGGAGATGGACTCTGCGCAGGAGAACAGCTCCCTGGACAGCACGCCGGCAATAACGCCCAAGCACGACAAGGAGTACTCCGACTACTACAACAGCTGGTGCGAGGCCGGCGGCAGTGGCGATGAAGTGCTGCCCTCCAAGGCCTTCCGTGCTCTGCAGGATCCACGCCGCAGCCCCTGGACTGTGCGTTGTCCGCGGGTGCTGAGCTCCAAAACGATCAACAGAGACTTGGCCCGTGTCACAGAATCGCCGGAAATAGCCAGTGGGCGGGGCAGCAAGAGTCCGGAGTGCTTCCGTCAGAACTCACACTCACAGTCCCGGGAACGCTCAGTGAGCAGCTGGCGGAGGGTCTAGGAAATGGTAAGAGGTTACCTATTGTAAATAGTAGGGCGGGTCTTAGTCTTAGCAGGGATGTGAGGCCGATTTAGATGGTAGAAATCTCATCCGAACGATTCTAATCGATTTGGTATAGGAGAACTCTGATGATTCTATACAAGTTTTAACAACTAAACTTGGTTGCATTCGAATCGGCTCTCGCCCCCGATCTTTCTTATAATTAAGCTCCTTGAGAGTATACTTGCATTTGGCATAAGCAGTCACTGCCCACGGGAACGGGTGATACAAGAGCCAGTTGTTGCATTTCTCATCTCACCATCATTTCTATCATCTCATGAACATTGTACAATTTGAAAACCGATACACTCAACACATTAATAAACTAAATCTAATTAAAcatgtaaataaaaaccaaatgaaaCCAATGAAAAATATCGTTCATTCGTTCGTTCGTTTGTTACCTCAGCAAAGCGccacaaaaaaaccaaaaaaccaaaatcaaaaccaaattctAAAACCAAACTACTACCTGAGCATCTCAAAGTTTGTAAGATGTAACTCTCGAAATCgaactaaataataacaagcatataaaactgaaaatatatatcaaatcgCCAcagtaaacaacaaaataaaaaccaatttcATCTCAACTCAATGATTTTGTAAAACTCGTTCAAAATCCTAAGGTACCTAAAATGtgcaattttattaaaacaaaaatatccaaaaagcAATTTGAACTAATTGAATGTATTCATTATATTCCGAAAATTGTCCTCTATCTATTctatgtattaattttattttcgccGCTATTTGAGTTTAATTGTGTGCtgtattcttttttaatttgtctataaaaatatttgcgaTATAACTTACCTTCccataaactttaaaaaaggTTTGTACGCTCGCCTTCTTAAAGAAACTTGTAGCAATCTATTAACGATTTCCaattaacaatattaattaaaactatCAAAGACCTAGACTACTACATAtcgcaaatatttttattgtatttctgTAGTTCCTATCCCAAATGCTTCCCCTTCAAAAATGAGCTTGGAGAGCAAACTCCACCTTACAAGGAACAACGAATGAAGattactttttgttgtttcgaccataaacaaatacaatacatatgataataatgaaattgaaatgaattgtacaatataaatataaattgtcgAAAAGTCGTACGTTACATTAACCATTCATGAGTTTACAAAtgcatatttaaatgtttctttCTCTTATACTCAATTAACTTGTTTTATACACTCCATATGGAATAtctatttttaacaaaaattaatcgtTAACTTTAATAATGACAATGAATGGCTTTTACCccgaaaattaaattgaactgACTTGAATTGAATgtaaaaaccaacaaaaaatatacaaaaaaggtGAAGTTTTCTCTCAAAAAACGATTTGGCTGGCCTTGCACTTTCTTAGTTGCTGCttaagttttttattattattattattttttacatttcttttcgttattttcttcctttttgtATACACAAGTCTGAACCTGGACTTGAAAGTTTAGTGTTagctttatttgtttgtttctcGCAGTTAAAACCACCTTTAAATAACACTTTTCTcgatttgatattttttcaggACCTGGACAATCGGActtataattatttctcaAAGCCATAGAAATCAATTATAGCAACCCAACAACATCATCATGTAGAAAtgaaacagaaaataaatctgaatacttattttttatagttatCTATAGTCTAAGTACCAGCCACTCCAAGGATCGCCACAATCTTGCAGCTTGGGAACGAAAACAAGTTTTTAGTAAAATTTCTTTACACTAACTAACCCAGAGACCATTGTAGCTGAGAAGAGGagagtttttttgttaaacgCGATTTGATAGCAGCACTAAACATTATTAACAACATTacgaaacaaacaaacagcgAAAGCGAATATGTACTAATCCTAAAACGTTAAGACGAAGAGCAGGTGCAGTGAGGTGACAACGAAACGAAACAAGAactaaatgaataaatttatGCAAGAAACGACTATGCTTGATATGTATCCGGATAACACGAAAGCGCACACACATCAAACTCGACTAATAAGATATATTACAGATATTTGTTATTTACGAAAATCATAATTTCTTTGAACATTTTGCGTATCTTTTAtctcttattttttccatCATTATTTATTCTCCTCGTATGCATACGAATGTTTTTAAAGTGTATTTCAATATTATCATTTTAGATCtatatcaaatttattttgtgttgtattatttttttatacaataaaCATTTGTAGTAAATAaatccattttgttttaataaaagggGTCCTAGGTGTTGGTTGGGCTtaatcataaattaaaaaaaaaaaggttatgaattaaaatattaacataattatttttacagaCTTGGTTAACCGAGGTTAAAAGTAACaaataaatgatttatttgaTATTCAGTGTGGAACGGAGACATATTTATTGCGTCgttcaattttaaattcgaCATATGCGTATACATATTTATGCTTACTTCTATTAACATGCATCTAACAATGATGTATGCTTATAATGGGTTAATATACTTCATAGTTTGGACTTGCTGATCGATGTAACGCCAACAGGACAACGAACATTTAAagctatatattatattgcaTAGCCACGTTATACTAGTAGTCTGCTAAGCCTGCTAAACATTAAATGCATTCGAGTAATCATTGTTTATACAGTTTAcatgtaaatacttttaaCAATTCAGTTTCTAGTTAACTTTGAGATTCTTTTGATTTGTACAAATAACTCGTTCAATTGGAAAGAATGTATAGTTATTGTTTACAATATTGCTTGGCTAAGTGGAAGTTTTATGTCATCTAAGTTGGACTTGCTGCCTGCAGCTTCATGAGCTCCTGTACAATGCGAAACTCGTGACAGTCGGGGCACACCAGGCGACCGTTGGAACGATTCGTTCGCTGCACCTTCTCGTGACAGACAATGTGAACAAGCTTAAGATTTTTAAGTGAAAAAATTTCCAGGAAATACTCTAATACCGAGATGTCAACTACTCGTTTTTTGTGCAACAAGCAATTCCGCTGCGGCTGGCTTACAAGGTCCTCAACATTAGCCACCAGGGCAGGCAGAATTGTGCGGCAGAGTTCGATCTGATGATCCAGATTCCACACCTGAAACAATATCAGATTCTCGCGCGATGCATACGGATTTATGGTGTGCTGCATGGGGCAGCAATTGCCATTCTCCGAATAGGAACCCTGACAGTAGAAATCACCCAAGTCTGTGCACAGGGCCACCGACCACTCATCCAGTATGGAGTTCTCCTTGGTGTATTCCTTAATCACCTGACGCAGTCTCTTGCTGGGCAAAATGCTGCCCGCATCTGTCTCCTCTTCACCAagctggagctgctggagGAAGTCGTGCTTCTGCTTGCATCTCCTATCGAACATCATCGAGAAGTAGTCGCAGCCTATGAGAAGGTAACGAAACTGATCCAGCACCGAATTGATCACCTGTCGCGCCTTGGCATTTTGCCGGTACAAAGGATTGCGGGTTAGCTCCTCCTTGGCCTTGTAGTAGTAGCCGCGCACACGTGTCTGCGCCCGCATGGCCATGGCCTCTTCCTTCGAATGGAAGCGCTCTTCACCGCCCTCGAACCACTCCATATGCTCGGCCTTCAGGCTGAGGTGGGCCTTGGTGTTGTCGAGGACGCGGCGCTGCTTTTGGAGCTCGTAATCCGTGATCATGCGGCGGAATTTATCCGGATGCTTTTCGATAAACTCGTAGAAAATGTCGGCCACTTTGAGAAGTGGGGACTGCTGTCGCATCTTCTCAAACTCAAAGTCCGCATCTGGGAAGGAGCAGGCAGAGAATCAGTTAAGGATATTTAAGGATTTTATTTTGAGCATACCGGTTGTAATGACTGCATCCGGTCCAGCGGCTATGAACAGCGTCTGGGGTGGCAAGCTTTCCAAGTACTCGTCATCGGACACCTCAAAGCCATCGGACGCCAGATACAAGTGTAATTCGGATAGCTAAGGAAAGAGCAAGCGTATGAGGTGAACTACCCTTGACATGGCCCAATTAGACCAAGGGCATGGTGTTGGTTCTGGCTGTCTCGCCCAAATTCCTGGTTCAGTGGCCTTCAGAAagcgttttgtttttggccggTGCAAGGCCAGCGAAGCAACAAGTGTTCTGCCTACTCCTCAGTCAGGATGCGCAGGCATGCGCACTGGCCGCCAAGGCTGTTGGCATTGAAAGAGAGCCAAACAAACGCGGAAGCCACTGCCAGGGACGTGGCCTTGAAACTGCCAGGGCCAAGAACTTTCAGCACCAAACCAAGGGGGCATTTTTCAGACTCCGTTTTGCTGCAAACTCACCGGAAACTTGTTGTTCGCCTTGGCTAGGAGCATTCCCAGGGAATTGGCTCCGATGCCGTACTTTCTGGTTCGTTCGTTATCAGTGACCTTATAGCCACGCATAGGAGCAGCTGCTGAGTTTTCCTTGGATGTTGATGAGCCTTCGACGTCCTTGGGAGCTTGCAGTGGACAGTTGCTACtgctcttgttgtttttgctgctgcgtGTTGTCGGTGCCATGATCGTTTCTCTAATGTAGTTGAGCATCGTGGAGCTGGCGCATAATAATTTTCGCGTTTGGAGTTGTATTGGAGCCTTGAAGCAAGTTTCCTTTTCCGCGGACAAAAGCCCAAATAAACTAAGT
It contains:
- the LOC108072570 gene encoding putative mediator of RNA polymerase II transcription subunit 26 isoform X5, which codes for MSSGYGQRGGGGNGGFEAPACVQNAMMTKDKKPFTYTPGGIDLSQIRSERMAKRLARNAQSEGATGAAQQNRPAQPQSPGGAASSMGAAAMGMPFQVLPPPPPPPQPQSQLGKNGTQSAAAAPPPPPPQQPSSLAPPAGRLSAPGSPATARKSPTPQRFEPPPLGFRPEIKIPPNPMAALRKVPPPVEKNTFWKDEYVKDRSKSPLPEVAAAAAAPDAVDGPRPSAASVDSNSNNYSSNSNNYSSNYSPYTQPSLPSPKTPPLQQQQQQQLPTPPATPPQQQQQQSPQQQAARPEFRSVPMPTSPAVNVYTRQTDSPGSPFEAPQRSTESPFRYAQQPLQQQPPQQRPAAALSPLAQTPLQQQQQLQQQQQQQQLQQQQIQQQQQQQSVPWRTQRAPSTPQQQQSQHPQPIYNNVQQQQQQQRSRDVFSPARTESPAATTFNAQQQHFGTQQNQYAGAAKPTNVGSLYIAPLAQPTEPQAQRILLQQQQQPSARDSPMRQLPQQQQQQQQQPQQGNQPLGWLRSQPASKEQAPWARPEENGNVLPSTLRQTTPAPQPQVAPPQPQPQQQLSYQQPQSLQGNGYGPTPIAAPISLQNFGSNPQSGGLRLQINLNTNGSSINNTNNQSGQSGPRERIIPITLEQTPTYAAAQPNFGGYNNFPAQASGGQWREPSSQRILSPPSQQMPNTSAHTNGNATRIIPIAIEGGGRGGPVSQSPVLLQNDPRSPPIQSKSFRILQKITDTVDDGIGDQGQDLQQQQMQPPQEAELQRPQFARQMSAQQARNSPTIEQMRRLQIAQDQQQQQQSGTPLAWSPQGNGGSAQNRFTPQRYDTPQQQQQQQYIPPSEQQVPEPKKYTGSAIPSRSFKILQAMTTPENAGPGQSDL
- the LOC108072570 gene encoding heat shock protein DDB_G0288861 isoform X4, yielding MSSGYGQRGGGGNGGFEAPACVQNAMMTKDKKPFTYTPGGIDLSQIRSERMAKRLARNAQSEGATGAAQQNRPAQPQSPGGAASSMGAAAMGMPFQVLPPPPPPPQPQSQLGKNGTQSAAAAPPPPPPQQPSSLAPPAGRLSAPGSPATARKSPTPQRFEPPPLGFRPEIKIPPNPMAALRKVPPPVEKNTFWKDEYVKDRSKSPLPEVAAAAAAPDAVDGPRPSAASVDSNSNNYSSNSNNYSSNYSPYTQPSLPSPKTPPLQQQQQQQLPTPPATPPQQQQQQSPQQQAARPEFRSVPMPTSPAVNVYTRQTDSPGSPFEAPQRSTESPFRYAQQPLQQQPPQQRPAAALSPLAQTPLQQQQQLQQQQQQQQLQQQQIQQQQQQQSVPWRTQRAPSTPQQQQSQHPQPIYNNVQQQQQQQRSRDVFSPARTESPAATTFNAQQQHFGTQQNQYAGAAKPTNVGSLYIAPLAQPTEPQAQRILLQQQQQPSARDSPMRQLPQQQQQQQQQPQQGNQPLGWLRSQPASKEQAPWARPEENGNVLPSTLRQTTPAPQPQVAPPQPQPQQQLSYQQPQSLQGNGYGPTPIAAPISLQNFGSNPQSGGLRLQINLNTNGSSINNTNNQSGQSGPRERIIPITLEQTPTYAAAQPNFGAPAGHIIRSANQFVDQGYNNFPAQASGGQWREPSSQRILSPPSQQMPNTSAHTNGNATRIIPIAIEGGGRGGPVSQSPVLLQNDPRSPPIQSKSFRILQKITDTVDDGIGDQGQDLQQQQMQPPQEAELQRPQFARQMSAQQARNSPTIEQMRRLQIAQDQQQQQQSGTPLAWSPQGNGGSAQNRFTPQRYDTPQQQQQQQYIPPSEQQVPEPKKYTGSAIPSRSFKILQAMTTPENAGPGQSDL